ATATAGAGATTTAGCTTTTTATATAAAATGAAGAAATTAATTTTAATTTTGCTTTGTTTAAAAAGGTTAGTCATATTGTAAGTAGATAAATTAATACTAAAGATGGAAAAATTTTAAAATTGAGCTGTAAATTTTGAATAAAAAAATAGATAAAAGAAATTTAGCAAGGAGAGCAGATCGCTCTCCGATGGATTATTTATCTCTTAAGCCAAGCTCAGAGATTAGTTTTGAATATGTAGTGTAGTCTTTGTTTTTAAGATACTTTAAAAGTCTTTTTCTTTGACCAACTAGTTTTAAAAGACCTAAACGTGATGAAAAGTCTTTTTTGAAAATTTTAAGGTGTTCTGTAAGTTCAGTTATTCTAGCTGTTAAAAGAGCTATTTGAACCTCTGGAGAGCCTGTATCTCCCTCTTTTCTAGCGAATTTCGCAA
The genomic region above belongs to Campylobacter concisus and contains:
- the rpsO gene encoding 30S ribosomal protein S15; the protein is MALDSAKKAQIVAKFARKEGDTGSPEVQIALLTARITELTEHLKIFKKDFSSRLGLLKLVGQRKRLLKYLKNKDYTTYSKLISELGLRDK